The Candidatus Binatia bacterium genome includes the window CGAGCGCCGCGCAGATCGCCGCGATCACCGAGCCGTGCGCGCGCGCGCCGCGCGCCGCACCGTCGAGGTCGACGACGTGCAGCCGCTCCGCGCCCTCGCCGCGCCAGCGGCGCGCCATCGCGACCGGGTCGTCGCCGTACTGCGTCTCGGCGGCGAAGTCGCCCTGCAGCAAGCGCACGCAGCGACCGCCGCGCAGGTCGATCGCCGGGATGACGTCGAAGCGTCTCACGCCGGAAGGGTGCGCGCGACCGCGCCGGGTCGTTGGTCTTGCGGCCCGCCGGCGCCGGCCACGGTGACGCTCACCGGACGCGTCGCCGCGCGGACGAAGTTGCCGAGCAGCTTGAGCCCCGCGTGCTGGCTCTTCTCGGGGTGGAACTGCGTCGCGATGAGAGCGTCGCGCGCGACCACGGCGGTGAACTCCTCGTCGCCGTAGGTCGCGGTCGCGGCGATCACCGACGGGTCGGCGGGCTCCGCGTAGTACGAGTGCACGAAGTAGAAGTACGTTCCGTCCGCGATCCCCGCGAGCCCCGGCACGTCCTTCTTCACGCGCAGCGCGTTCCAGCCCATGTGCGGGATCTTCACGCCGGACGAGCGAAAGCGCACGACCTTGCCGGGCAGCACGCCGAGCCCGCGCACCGGACCGAACTCCTCGCTTTCCTCGAACAGGATCTGCATGCCGACGCAGATGCCGAGAAACGGCCTCCCCGAGGTGGCGGCGCGCACCACGACGTCGGTGAGCCCGGACTCGGCGAGGCTCGTCATGCACGCGCCGAACGCGCCGACGCCGGGCAGCACGACCCCGTCCGCGCGCTCGATCTCCGCCTCGCTCGCGGTGACGCGCACGTCGACCTGCAGACCGGCGTCTGCGGCCGCGCGCTCGAGGCCCTTCGCCGCGCTGCGCAGGTTGCCGACGCCGTAGTCGACGATCGCGATCACAGCACTCCCTTGGTCGACAGCACGCCCGTGATCCGCGGGTCGATCGACGTCGCGGCGTCCATCGCGCGCGCGAACGCCTTGAACGCCGCCTCGATCTTGTGGTGCGCGTTGCGGCCGCGGATGCAGTCGACGTGGACGTTGAGCTTGAGCTCGTTGACGAACGCGAGCAGGAAGTCGTGCACGAGGCTCGTGTCGAAGTCGCCGACGCGCTCGCGACCGGGGTCGAGCTCGTAGACCAGGTACGGACGTCCGCTCAGGTCGACGACGACGGACACCAGCGACTCGTCGAGCGGCACCGTCGCCTGCCCGAAGCGGCGGATTCCGTGCTTGTCGCCGAGCGCCTGGCGGAACGCCTGCCCGAGCGTCAGGCCGACGTCCTCGACCGTGTGGTGCTGGTCGATCTCGAGGTCACCGGTCGCCTGCACCACGAGATCGAAGGAGCCGTGGCGCGCGAACAGGTCGAGCATGTGATCGAGGAACGGCACCCCGGTCGCGATCTCGCCGCGCCCCGTGCCGTCGACGTCGAGCACGACGCGGACGCTGGTCTCCTTGGTGGTGCGCTCCACCTCGGCACGCCGCGGCTGCCCGTCCCCGACCCGCCGCGCGGCGACCTTGCCGGCGACCTTCCCCGTGATCTTCCCCGCCACCTTGGGCGTCCCCTGCCCGGCCCGCCGCAGTGTCGTTCTGGCCATGAGCCCTATTGGCATACCACCCCCGCCGGCGCGAGACGCGGGCGGGGCCGCCGATTCCACGACGGCGGGCTTACGGGCGTCCGTCGCGCGCCGAGCCCGCGCTCTCAGCGCTCGCGCAGCCGCCGCGCGACCGCCGCGCCGTGCGCGGTCAGACCCTCCATCTCGGCGAGCCGCAGCACCGGGGCGCCGAGCTTGCGCAGCGCCCCGATCGGGGCGTGGATCACGCTCGTGCGCTTCAGGAAGTCGTAGACCCCGAGCGGCGACGAGAAGCGCGCCGTGCCTCCGGTCGGCAGGACGTGGTTCGGGCCCGCGAGGTAGTCGCCGAAGGCCTCGGGCGTGGTCTCGCCGACGAAGATCGCGCCGGCGTGGTCGATGCGCGAGATCCAGCGCTCGGCGTCCTCGAGCGCGAGCTCGAGGTGCTCGGGCGCGATCTCGTTCGCGAGCTCGATCGCCTCGTCCAGGTTGCGCGTCACGATGATCGCGCCGTTCGCGCGCAGCGAGCGCGCAGCGACCGTCGCGCGCGGCAGCTCCGCGAGCTGCTCGTCGAGCGCGCGCTCGATCCGCGCGGCGAGCCGCGCGCTCGGCGTGACGACGAGCGCCGTCGCGTCGGCGTCGTGCTCCGCCTGCGCGAGCATGTCGGCCGCGACCAGCGTGGCGTCGGCGCGCGCGTCGGCGACGATCAGCACCTCGCTCGGCCCCGCGATCATGTCGATCGCGACGGTGCCGGCGACGAGACGCTTCGCGGTCGCGACGTAGACGTTCCCCGGTCCGACGATCTTGTCGACCGGCGCGATCGTCTCGGTGCCGTAGGCGAGCGCGGCGATCGCCTGCGCACCGCCGACCCGGTGGATGCGGTCGACGCCCGCGATGAACGCCGCCGCGAGCAGCGCCGGCGGCTCGCCCTCGCGGTGCGGCGGCGACACGGCGACGATCTCCTTGACCCCCGCGACGCGCGCCGGGATCGCGTTCATCAGCACCGACGACGGGTAGAACGCCTGCCCCCCCGGCACGTACAGCCCGACGCGCGCGAGCGGCCGGATCTCCTGCCCGAGCATGACGCCGAGCGGGTCGCGGTAGCGGAACGAGCGCTCCTTCTGGTGCGCGTGGAAGTCGCGGATGCGGCGCGCGGCGACGCGCAGCGCGTGACGGTCGGCGCGCGGCAGCTTGTCGACGGCGGCGCGCATCTCGGCGCGCTCGATCGTGCGCTCGCTCGGCTTGAGCTTGACGCCGTCGAAGCGCAGCGTCGCGGCCGCGACCGCACGGTCGCCACGCCGGCGCACGTCGTCGAGGATCGCGCGGACGGCCGGCTCGACGCTCGCGTCCTGGGTCGCGCCGCGCAGACGAAGCTTGCGGCGCAGACGCGCGAACGCGGGGTCGGTCGTCCGGACGGTGAGCTTCACTCGACGACGCGCAGGACGCGGGCCTTGCGTCGCTGCGGCTTGCTGGCGCTCGCGGGGGCGCTCTCGGGCTGCGGCTCGCGCACCGGACGCGTCGCCATGCCGCGCCGCCCGGTGGGAGCGGTGGTGGTCGCCGCGACCGACGGCTGGCGGCCGCCGGGCACGCGCTCGATGTCGGCGCCGATGCCGGCGAGCTTCGCCTCGAGCCGCTCGTAGCCGCGGTCGAGGTGGTAGACGCGCTGCAGGCGCGTCGTGTTCTGCGCGCCGAGCGCCGCGACCACGAGGCACACGCTCGCGCGCAGGTCGGTCGCCATCACGGGCGCGCCCTCGAGCTTCGCGGGACCGGTGACGAGCGCCTTCGGACCGTCGAGGCGGATGTCGGCGCCCATGCGCACGAGCTCCTGCACGTGCATGAAGCGGTTCTCGAACACGGTCTCGGTGATCTCGCTGACCCCGTCCGCGAAGCACATCAGCGCCATGAACTGCGCCTGCAGGTCGGTCGGGAAGCCGGGGTACGGCGCGGTGCGGATGTCGACCGCGCGCAGCGGCTTCTCGCGCCGCACGCGGACGCCGCCCTCGACCGGCGTCACCTCGACGCCCGCCGCGGCGAGCTTCTCGATCACCAGCGTGAGGTGGTCGGCGCGCGCGTTGCGCACGAGGACGTCGCCGCCCGCGGCGGCGACCGCCATCAGCAGCGTGCCCGCCTCGATGCGGTCCGGGATCACGCTGTGCTCGAAGCCGCCGAGGCTCTCGCGGCCCTCGATCTCGATCGTGGCGCTGCCGGCGCCGCGGATCACGGCGCCCATCTTGGTCAGGACCGCGGCGAGGTCGACGATCTCCGGCTCGCGCGCGGCGTTGTCGAGCACCGTCGTGCCGTCGGCGAGCGTCGCCGCGAGCATCAGGTTCTCGGTCGCGCCGACCGACGGCATCTCGAGCACGATGTGCGCGGCGCGCAGCCGCGGGCGGCCGCTCGCGTCGCGCGGCGCGCGCGCCTCGACGTAGCCGTGCGACTGCGTGATCGTCGCGCCCATGCGCTCGAAGCCGCGCAGGTGCAGGTTGACCGGCCGGCTGCCGATCGCGCAGCCGCCCGGGGTCGCGACCCGCGCCTCGCCGAAGCGGGCGAGCAGCGGTCCGAGCGCGAGGAACGAGGCGCGCATCGTCTTGACCAGGTCGTAGGGCGCCTCGAAGGCGGTCACGTCGCGCGCGGTGAGCGTCACGACGTCGTCCTCGCAGGACGCGGTCACGCCCATCTGCGCGAGGAGACGCTGGGTCGTGCGACAGTCGACGACCTGCGGGACGTTCTCGATCCGGCACGTCTCGGGGGTGAGCAGCGAGGCGAACAAGATCGGCAGCGCTGCGTTCTTCGCGCCGCTGACCGGCACTTCGCCCTCGAGCCGCCGGCCGCCGCGTATCCAGATCTCGTCCATCCGTCCTCCCCTCCGGCCCGCTTCGCTCTATCGCGTCGCCACCATCGCGGGCCGCCACCGCGCACGGACGACTCGATCCCGTCCGGCGAGGTCGCGTCGCACCTCGATGCCCTCGAACCCGAGGTCACGTGCGAGCGCCCTCGCCGTGTCGCCCTGCTTGAATCCGATCTCGCTCACCACGAAGCCGCCCGGACGCAACACTCGAGCCGCATCGGCCAGCAGCGCACGCAACGTCCCAGCACCATCCATATCACCGCCGAGCAGCGCGGCAACGGGTTCGGCGCGCACTTCGGGAGGAGAAGCGTCGATTTCGTCCTGCGAAAGATACGGCGGGTTGGAGACGACGAGGTCGAGGCTCGCCGCGGCGAAGCTCGAGGTCAGGTCGCCGCACACGAGCGCCACCCCGCCCGGCGCGTGGCGCGCGGCGTTGCCGCGGGCGACCGCGAGGCAGGCGCGCGAGCGGTCGAGCGCGACGATCAGCGGTCGGGCGTCCGGAGGGGTGCGGGCGAGCTCGTGCGCGAGCGTCACCGCGATCGCGCCGCTGCCGGTGCCGACGTCGACGACCCGCAGCCGCCCGCGACCGCCCTCGTCGCGCAGGACGCGCAGCGCCTCGAGCGCCGTTTCGACCACGAGCTCCGTCTCCGGGCGTGGAATCAGCACGCGCGGATCGACGGCGAAGCTCAGCGAGTAGAACTCGCGCTCGCCGGTGAGGTACGCGACCGGCTCGCCCGCCGCGCGCCGCGCGACCAGCTCCAAGAAGCGCGCGACCTGCGCCGCCGCGAGCGCCTCGTCACGCCGGACGAAGAGCGTCGTCCGCGTGCCGCCCAGCACGTGCGCGAGCAGCACCTCGGCGTCGAGGCGGGCGCCGTCGACGCCGGAGACCTCCAGGCGGGCCGTCGCGTCGGCGAGCGCCGCGCCGATCGTGCCCGCCTTGGCCGTCAAGCCGACTGGGCCTTCAGCGCCTCGGTCTGATGCCACGTCACCAGCGGCTCGATGATGAGCTCGAGCTCGCCCTCGAGCACGCGGTCGAGCGCGTGCGTCGTCAGGTTGATGCGGTGATCGGTGACGCGGTTCTGCGGGAAGTTGTACGTCCGGATGCGCTCCGAGCGGTCGCCCGAGCCGACCATCGACTTGCGGTTCGCCGCGACCGCGGCGCGCTGCTCCTCCTCGGCGCGCTCGAGGAGCCGCGCGCGCAGGATCTTGAGCGCCTTCGCCTTGTTCTTGTGCTGCGACTTCTCGTCCTGGCAGCTCACCACGATGCCGGTCGGCAGGTGCGTGACGCGCACCGCGGAGTCGGTGGTGTTGACGCTCTGGCCGCCGGGTCCCGACGAGCGGAAGACGTCGATGCGCAGATCCTTCTCGTCGATCTCGACGTCGACCTCGTCGGCCTCGGGCAGCACCGCGACGGTGACGGCGGAGGTGTGGATGCGTCCCGACGCTTCGGTCGCCGGCACGCGCTGCACGCGGTGCACGCCGCCCTCGTACTTCAAGCGGCTGTAGGCGCCGGCGCCCTCGATCGACGCGATGATCTCCTTGAAGCCGCCGAGCCCGGTCGCGTTCGAGCTCAGCACCTCGACCCGCCAGCCGCGCGACTCGGCGTAGCGCGCGTACATCCGGAACAGGTCGGCGGCGAACAGGCAGGCTTCCTCGCCGCCCGTTCCGGCGCGGATCTCGAGGATGACGTTCTTGTCGTCGTTCGGATCGCGCGGGACGAGCAGCAGGCGCAAGGTCGCCTCGAGCTCCTCCTTGCGCGCGCGGATGCCGGGCAGCTCGCTGCTCGCCATCTCGCGCATCTCGGGGTCGGCGTCGTCGAGCAGCGCCACGAGCTCGCGCTCTTCCGCGACCACCTTCTTCCAGTCGCGGTAGCGGGCGATGAGCTCCTCCATCGCCGAGCGCTCGCGGCTGACGCGCACGAACTCCTTGCGATTGGCGATGATGGCCGGGTCGACCAGCATCGCCTCGAGGTCGTGGTAGCGCTTCTCGACGTCCTCGAGCTTTTCAAGCATCGGCGCGCCCCGGTCGCGGCTCCTCCGGTCCCGAGGTCACGGGCCGTGGCCGGGCCACGGCCGGATCAGGAGCTGGCCTGCTCGGCAGGCGGCGTCGCGGCTGCGGCGCCACCCTTCTTGTAGCGACGGTTGAAGCGCTCCACGCGTCCCGCGACGTCCATGATCTTCTGCTTGCCGGTGTAGAACGGATGGCAGTTCGAGCAGACCTCGACGTGGATCTCCTTGCGGGTCGAGCGCGTCTCGATCACGGTGCCGCAGCTGCAGATGATCCGGCTGACGTCGTAGTTCGGGTGGATGCCCTCTTTCATGATCCGTTCGGGGTAGCACCGGCTCCGCGAGGGGGCAAACCAGCCCCGCAGACGGACGCGAGGCCGCACGTCGGAACGGCGCCCGCCCCGCGCTCGAGCGCCGCGTCCGCGCATTGACTTCGAGGCGAGCGCGCGTTTTATCCCGCGCGATGCCCACCTCGGAACATCGACGCCGGCGTCGCGTGGTGACCAACCCGAGCCGCACCTGGCATCCGGGCTGGCTGCGCTCACTGCCGCCCGAGATGAGCGAGTGGCTCGCGTTCGCCGTCCTGCGCGACCCGACCGCCGAGACCCCGCTGCGCACGCTGCTCGAGAGCTACGAGCTGTTCGCCGCGTCCGAGGGGCTGCCGGCGATTCCGGACATCACCTTCGTGCGCCACCTCGAGGCGCTCGGCATCGAGCGCCGCGGCGCGACCTTCGTCGGGCTGCGGGTGCACGCCTCGATCCCGCCGATCCGCCTGCTGACCAAGCTCGAGATCTACGGCTTCCGCTTCGCGACCCGCGACGGCGAGCTCGCGTGGCGCGAGCCGGCGGCCGTCGCCGACCTCGAGCGGCGCGTCGTCAAGCGTCACCGCCGCGAGCTCGCCGCGGCGCTCGCGCAGATCGAGGAGACGCGCGCGATGCTGCGCGGCGCGAGCCCCCTGCCCTCGCCGCTGCCGCTGCGCGTCTCGCGCTGCGCGGCGTGACGCCGGGCGACGCGGCGTCCGCCGCCGATGCCTAGCGTCCGCGAGCAGCACGCGGACTGAGCTCCACGCGTACCGCGCCTCACGCGCCGAGCGCGCGTGCGAGCGCGACCAGCGCCGCGGCGAGCAGCAGCACGACGGCCTCGCACAGCTCGCCGCCCGCGCGCACGGTCGTCGCCGTGACGCCGCCGAACGCGCGGTGCACGACGATGCGAAGCCCGACCGCGACGCTGCCCGAGCCGATCAGCAGCACGACGCCCATCGCGTTGCTGAGCGCGAGCGTCGCCGCCATCGCGCTCACGCTCGCGACGCCGAACTCGCGGAACTTCATCTCGCGCACGAGCGTCGCCTCGAAGTCCTGCTCGCGAGCCGGCAGCGAGCCGTAGGCCTGCACGACGAGCGCCCAGCGCCCGAGCGTCGCGGCGAGCACGACGGCGAGCGCCAGCGTGCCGCGGTCGAGCGCGCCGCCGTCGAGGAGCGCGAGCGCGCCCGCCTTGGCGACCAGGACCAGCGCGCAGACGATCGCGCCGGCGGCACCGAGTCCGCCGTCCTCGAGGCGCGCCAGCGCCGCGTCGCGACCTCCGCGCTTCGCCGACCCGAGCGCACCCACGAGCCGCGCGAGCCCCGCGAGCAGCGTGCCGCGGCTCGCGAGCCAGAGCAGCGCGACGCCGAGCAGCGCGAGCGCGACCCGCGGCAGATCGAGCCGCGCCGCGCCGAGCAGCAGCGCCGCGACGAGCACGCCCTGCACGAAGCCGATCGCCGGAAAGAGCATGCTGCCGCGCGCGACGTCGCGCGGCACGCGCGTCGCGCGCGAGCCGACGAGGAACAGCACGGCCGCGCGCGCCTCGGCGAAGAACGCGCGCACGGCGCGCGCGAGCCCCGTGCTTTCTCCGTCGGCGGCCGATCTGGTAGGGCTGGAGGACATTCGGGCGAACGAGCCTCGTCTCGCAATGGACCGCGGACGCGGAGCTTTCGCCGAGGAGCGCGAGGATGTCCAGCCAGGCGGCCGACGGCGCACACGCGGCGAGGCTCGCGAACGTCGACCCGAACGACCCGTGGCGCGGCGTCGATCCGATGGATCCCGCGGTCCGCGAGAACCCACACCCCTATCTCGCGCACCTGCGCGAGGTCGACCCGGTCAATCTCACGCCGCTCGGCTTCTGGCGGCTCACCCGCTACGCGGACGTCGAGCGCCTGCTGAAGGACGTGCCGGTCGGCGTGCGCAGGAGCGACGGCACGCGCATCGGCGAGGCGCGACTGCCCGGCGGGCCGAGCGAGTTCATGCTGCAGCAGGACCCGCCCGACCACACGCGGCTGCGCCGCCTGGTGAGCAAGGCCTTCACGCCGAACGCCGTCACGCGTCTGCGCGCGCACGTGCGCGAGATCGTCACGCGCCAGCTCGACCGCGTCGCCGCCGACGGCCGCATGGACGTCATCGCCGACCTCGCGCTGCCGGTGCCGGCCACCGTGATCTGCGAGATGATGGGCGTGCCGCTCTCCGACCGCGACCGCTTCACCGAGTGGACGGCCGACGCGACCCACCTGCTGGCCGCGCTGTTCGCGCCGCCCGAGGTGCTCGAGCGCGGCGCGGCCGCGGCAGCGGCGCTGCGCGACTACTTCGAGGCGCTGATCGAGGAGCGTCGCAAGCGTCTCGGCGACGACCTGCTGAGCGACCTGATCCGCGCCGAGGAGGAAGGCGATCGCCTGAGCCCGACCGAGCTCATCTCGCAGTCGATCGGGCTGCTGATCGCGGGCTTCGAGACGACGATCGGCTTGATCGGCAACGGCGTGCTCGCGCTGATCCGCCACCCCGATCAGCTCGCGCTGCTGCGCTCGGATCCGTCGCTCGTGCCGAACGCGGTCGAGGAGTGCCTGCGCTACGACGGACCGATCCTGCTCACCGTGCGCTACCTGCGCGAGGACACGCGGTTCGGCGACAAGCGGATCCCGAAGGACGCGATGGTGATGGCCTTCCTCGCGGCCGCCCACCGCGACCCCGCGGTGTTCCCCGATCCCGACCGCTTCGACGTCACGCGCCAGGGGGCGCCGAACCTCGCCTTCGGCGGCGGCGTGCACTACTGCCTCGGCGCGCACTTGGCGCGCATGGAGGCGCAGGAGGCGATCGGCGGCCTGGTGACGCGCTTTCGCGACCTCGAGCTCGAGAGCGAGCGCCTCGAGTGGGGACGATCGCTGTTCCGCGTGCTCGGCTCGCTGCCGATCCGCTTCGCGGCTTGATTCCTCCGCCCTGCAGCCTATCTCTCTGAGCCGTGAAGCCCGCCGCCGAGACTGCCCGCCGCATCGAACAGGCGGCGGCGGCGCTGGCGCAGGCGCTCGGCGAGCGCGTCGTCTCGATCGCGGTGTACGGCAGCGCCGCCGGCGAGGAGTTCTCGCCAGCGCACTCCGACGTCAATCTCTTGCTGGTCCTCCGCGAGGTGGAGTTCGCCGACCTGCGCCTGATCGGCACGATCCTCGCGCGCGAGGCGCGCGAGGACCTGCGCTTCGCGACACCGCTCGTCGTCACGCCGGCGTTCCTGCGCGACGCGGCCGACGCGTTCCCGATCGAGCTCGACGACATGCGCGAGCGGCACCGCGTGCTGCACGGCGAGGATCTGCTGGCGGGCGTCCGCGTGCTGCCGGCGCGTCTGCGCGAGCAGGCGGAGCGCGAGTCGCGCAGCATGCTGCTGCGTCTGCGCGCGCTCGCGGTGCACCGTCCGCCCGACGCCGAGCTGCAGCACGCGCTCGCTGCGCTCGAGTCGGCGCTGGTGGTGGTCGAGCGCGCGCTGCTGCGCTCGTCGTCCGGCGAGCGTCCCGGACGCGGCACGGCGCTGTTCGAGGCGATCGAGCGGCA containing:
- the hisB gene encoding imidazoleglycerol-phosphate dehydratase HisB, giving the protein MARTTLRRAGQGTPKVAGKITGKVAGKVAARRVGDGQPRRAEVERTTKETSVRVVLDVDGTGRGEIATGVPFLDHMLDLFARHGSFDLVVQATGDLEIDQHHTVEDVGLTLGQAFRQALGDKHGIRRFGQATVPLDESLVSVVVDLSGRPYLVYELDPGRERVGDFDTSLVHDFLLAFVNELKLNVHVDCIRGRNAHHKIEAAFKAFARAMDAATSIDPRITGVLSTKGVL
- the hisD gene encoding histidinol dehydrogenase, which gives rise to MKLTVRTTDPAFARLRRKLRLRGATQDASVEPAVRAILDDVRRRGDRAVAAATLRFDGVKLKPSERTIERAEMRAAVDKLPRADRHALRVAARRIRDFHAHQKERSFRYRDPLGVMLGQEIRPLARVGLYVPGGQAFYPSSVLMNAIPARVAGVKEIVAVSPPHREGEPPALLAAAFIAGVDRIHRVGGAQAIAALAYGTETIAPVDKIVGPGNVYVATAKRLVAGTVAIDMIAGPSEVLIVADARADATLVAADMLAQAEHDADATALVVTPSARLAARIERALDEQLAELPRATVAARSLRANGAIIVTRNLDEAIELANEIAPEHLELALEDAERWISRIDHAGAIFVGETTPEAFGDYLAGPNHVLPTGGTARFSSPLGVYDFLKRTSVIHAPIGALRKLGAPVLRLAEMEGLTAHGAAVARRLRER
- the prmC gene encoding peptide chain release factor N(5)-glutamine methyltransferase, whose translation is MTAKAGTIGAALADATARLEVSGVDGARLDAEVLLAHVLGGTRTTLFVRRDEALAAAQVARFLELVARRAAGEPVAYLTGEREFYSLSFAVDPRVLIPRPETELVVETALEALRVLRDEGGRGRLRVVDVGTGSGAIAVTLAHELARTPPDARPLIVALDRSRACLAVARGNAARHAPGGVALVCGDLTSSFAAASLDLVVSNPPYLSQDEIDASPPEVRAEPVAALLGGDMDGAGTLRALLADAARVLRPGGFVVSEIGFKQGDTARALARDLGFEGIEVRRDLAGRDRVVRARWRPAMVATR
- the prfA gene encoding peptide chain release factor 1, whose translation is MLEKLEDVEKRYHDLEAMLVDPAIIANRKEFVRVSRERSAMEELIARYRDWKKVVAEERELVALLDDADPEMREMASSELPGIRARKEELEATLRLLLVPRDPNDDKNVILEIRAGTGGEEACLFAADLFRMYARYAESRGWRVEVLSSNATGLGGFKEIIASIEGAGAYSRLKYEGGVHRVQRVPATEASGRIHTSAVTVAVLPEADEVDVEIDEKDLRIDVFRSSGPGGQSVNTTDSAVRVTHLPTGIVVSCQDEKSQHKNKAKALKILRARLLERAEEEQRAAVAANRKSMVGSGDRSERIRTYNFPQNRVTDHRINLTTHALDRVLEGELELIIEPLVTWHQTEALKAQSA
- the rpmE gene encoding 50S ribosomal protein L31, with product MKEGIHPNYDVSRIICSCGTVIETRSTRKEIHVEVCSNCHPFYTGKQKIMDVAGRVERFNRRYKKGGAAAATPPAEQASS
- a CDS encoding adenosylcobinamide-GDP ribazoletransferase codes for the protein MRAFFAEARAAVLFLVGSRATRVPRDVARGSMLFPAIGFVQGVLVAALLLGAARLDLPRVALALLGVALLWLASRGTLLAGLARLVGALGSAKRGGRDAALARLEDGGLGAAGAIVCALVLVAKAGALALLDGGALDRGTLALAVVLAATLGRWALVVQAYGSLPAREQDFEATLVREMKFREFGVASVSAMAATLALSNAMGVVLLIGSGSVAVGLRIVVHRAFGGVTATTVRAGGELCEAVVLLLAAALVALARALGA
- a CDS encoding cytochrome P450 gives rise to the protein MSSQAADGAHAARLANVDPNDPWRGVDPMDPAVRENPHPYLAHLREVDPVNLTPLGFWRLTRYADVERLLKDVPVGVRRSDGTRIGEARLPGGPSEFMLQQDPPDHTRLRRLVSKAFTPNAVTRLRAHVREIVTRQLDRVAADGRMDVIADLALPVPATVICEMMGVPLSDRDRFTEWTADATHLLAALFAPPEVLERGAAAAAALRDYFEALIEERRKRLGDDLLSDLIRAEEEGDRLSPTELISQSIGLLIAGFETTIGLIGNGVLALIRHPDQLALLRSDPSLVPNAVEECLRYDGPILLTVRYLREDTRFGDKRIPKDAMVMAFLAAAHRDPAVFPDPDRFDVTRQGAPNLAFGGGVHYCLGAHLARMEAQEAIGGLVTRFRDLELESERLEWGRSLFRVLGSLPIRFAA